Proteins co-encoded in one Ruegeria pomeroyi DSS-3 genomic window:
- a CDS encoding NAD(P)/FAD-dependent oxidoreductase, which produces MNTAQPDFDLIVAGAGMVGMSAALYAQMDGLKVALCDPNPPGSGTTYGSACTIATYACIPVNSPAIFAALPYLLTSKDSPLSFNLLHGLKNPCWMLSFLANCRAARVRRITEALGRFLADADAGLDPLIMAAGAEDLIVSNDCLYVWSTRAGYEGARASNALRRAQGVRFEELGPDEVRAMEPNLKQPIHRGLHFKGARHVTSPQALVGRMQHRFETLGGTYLPARVERCDPDEGGVTVRLNDGGTLRAGHFALTAGARSRQIAGTGAEGLPLGTERGYHILYRDHASLVSRPVGWAEAGFYATPMAQGLRIAGTVEINAIDAPFNTKRTDYLQRKSHEMFGQLGAPDETWLGHRPTMPDSLPVIGPSPSSDRVIFAFGHQHIGLTLGGLTGKVVADLAQQRSPTCNLGDFAPQRFT; this is translated from the coding sequence GTGAACACAGCCCAGCCTGATTTCGATCTGATCGTTGCCGGTGCGGGCATGGTCGGCATGTCCGCCGCGCTCTATGCCCAGATGGATGGGCTGAAGGTGGCGCTCTGCGATCCGAACCCGCCCGGATCGGGAACCACCTATGGGTCGGCCTGCACCATCGCCACCTATGCCTGCATTCCGGTCAACAGCCCGGCGATTTTTGCCGCATTGCCGTATCTGCTGACCAGCAAGGACAGCCCGCTCAGCTTCAACCTGCTGCACGGGTTGAAGAACCCGTGCTGGATGCTGTCCTTTCTCGCCAATTGCCGCGCAGCCAGGGTTCGAAGGATCACCGAGGCGCTGGGGCGGTTTCTGGCCGATGCCGATGCGGGGCTTGACCCGTTGATCATGGCAGCCGGGGCCGAAGACCTGATCGTCAGCAATGACTGTCTCTATGTCTGGTCAACCCGGGCCGGATACGAGGGCGCGCGCGCCAGCAATGCGCTGCGTCGGGCCCAGGGGGTGCGCTTCGAGGAGCTTGGCCCGGACGAGGTGCGCGCGATGGAGCCGAACCTGAAACAGCCCATTCACCGAGGCCTGCATTTCAAGGGCGCACGCCATGTGACCAGCCCGCAGGCCCTGGTTGGCCGAATGCAGCACCGGTTCGAGACACTGGGTGGAACCTACCTGCCCGCCCGGGTCGAGCGTTGCGATCCTGACGAAGGCGGCGTGACGGTCCGGCTGAACGACGGTGGCACGCTTCGCGCCGGGCATTTCGCCCTCACTGCCGGGGCGCGCTCGCGGCAGATCGCCGGCACCGGTGCCGAAGGCCTGCCTCTGGGAACCGAGCGCGGGTACCATATTCTCTACCGCGATCACGCCAGCCTTGTGTCGCGGCCGGTCGGCTGGGCCGAGGCCGGGTTTTACGCAACCCCGATGGCGCAGGGGCTGCGCATCGCCGGGACCGTGGAAATCAACGCCATCGACGCGCCCTTCAACACCAAGCGTACAGATTACCTGCAGCGCAAATCGCACGAAATGTTCGGCCAGCTTGGCGCACCCGACGAAACCTGGCTGGGGCATCGCCCGACGATGCCGGATTCGCTGCCGGTGATCGGGCCGTCCCCATCCTCGGATCGGGTGATATTTGCCTTTGGTCACCAGCATATCGGCCTGACCCTGGGCGGTCTGACGGGCAAGGTGGTTGCCGATCTCGCCCAACAGCGCTCGCCGACATGCAACCTCGGCGATTTTGCGCCGCAAAGGTTCACGTGA
- a CDS encoding REP-associated tyrosine transposase, which translates to MPNYRRARIAGASYFFTLALADRSSTLLTERINDLRHAYALTIREAPIVCEAFVVLPDHLHAVWTLPPGDSAFSERWRKIKHRFSRAVGRTAHPTHRSESKRAKRECGIWQRRFWEHLIRDEDDFRRHVEYCWGNPVKHGLVDRAVDWPFSTIHRDIRLGRVDAQWAGRPTEGAFGE; encoded by the coding sequence ATGCCAAACTACCGTCGCGCCCGGATCGCCGGAGCCAGTTACTTCTTTACCCTCGCGCTGGCCGACCGGTCGTCCACGCTGCTGACCGAGCGGATCAACGACCTGCGCCATGCCTATGCGCTGACCATCCGGGAGGCGCCGATTGTCTGCGAGGCCTTCGTCGTGCTGCCCGACCACTTGCACGCGGTCTGGACCCTGCCGCCGGGCGACAGCGCGTTTTCGGAGCGCTGGCGCAAGATCAAGCACCGGTTCTCGCGGGCGGTGGGCAGAACTGCCCACCCTACACACCGGTCCGAGAGCAAGCGCGCAAAACGGGAATGCGGCATCTGGCAGAGACGGTTCTGGGAACATTTGATCCGCGACGAGGACGATTTCCGGCGCCATGTGGAATATTGCTGGGGCAATCCGGTCAAACACGGGCTTGTGGATCGGGCGGTGGATTGGCCGTTTTCAACAATCCATCGCGATATCCGGTTGGGCCGGGTCGATGCGCAATGGGCGGGCCGCCCGACCGAAGGTGCGTTTGGCGAGTAG
- a CDS encoding dihydrolipoyl dehydrogenase family protein — protein MERIETDLLVIGAGSGGLSVAAGASQMGARVVLLEGHEMGGDCLNYGCVPSKALIASAKAAHARMTDAGLGVAGQEPQVDFAAVKDHVAAVIAQIAPVDSQDRFEGLGVRVIREYGQFVSRTEVQAGAHLIAARRIVIATGSTPLIPPIPGLDSVPYLTNEILFDLRQRPDHLLIIGGGPIGLEMAQAHVRLGCKVTVIEAARALNREDPEAAALVLTRLRAEGVEIAEDTAAAQIRGRAGAIEVVSAEGRIFAGSHLLVAVGRKASTDRLNLDAAGVETTRTGIRVDASLRTSNRRVYAIGDVAGGLQFTHVAGYQAGVILRSALFGLPSKARTDHIPRATYTDPELAQIGLTEAEARDRHGDRVEVARFDYLHNDRAIAEGRTEGFIKVMVVRGRPVGVTIVGHQAGEHANLWSLALANNLKMSQVAAMVSPYPTIGEISKRAAGAYFSPRLFENQSVKRVVGLVQRWLP, from the coding sequence ATGGAGCGGATCGAAACCGACCTGCTGGTGATTGGCGCCGGTTCCGGCGGGTTGTCGGTGGCTGCGGGTGCCAGCCAGATGGGCGCGCGGGTGGTGCTGCTTGAAGGGCATGAAATGGGGGGCGATTGCCTGAATTATGGCTGCGTCCCGTCCAAGGCGCTGATCGCCAGCGCCAAGGCGGCGCATGCCCGTATGACGGATGCCGGTCTTGGCGTGGCCGGGCAGGAACCGCAGGTGGATTTTGCCGCCGTGAAGGATCACGTCGCCGCGGTGATTGCACAGATCGCACCGGTCGACAGTCAGGACCGGTTCGAGGGGCTGGGCGTGCGGGTGATCCGCGAATACGGGCAGTTCGTTTCGCGAACCGAGGTGCAGGCTGGCGCGCATCTGATCGCTGCCCGGCGCATCGTCATCGCCACCGGCTCGACCCCCTTGATCCCGCCGATACCAGGGCTGGACAGCGTGCCCTATCTGACCAACGAGATCCTGTTTGATTTGCGCCAACGCCCCGACCATCTGCTGATCATTGGCGGCGGCCCCATCGGGCTGGAAATGGCGCAGGCGCATGTGCGGCTGGGCTGCAAGGTCACCGTGATCGAGGCCGCCCGCGCCCTGAACCGCGAGGATCCCGAGGCCGCCGCGCTGGTGCTGACCCGTCTGCGCGCCGAAGGGGTCGAGATCGCCGAGGACACCGCCGCCGCTCAGATACGCGGCCGGGCCGGCGCCATCGAGGTGGTGAGCGCCGAGGGCCGAATCTTTGCCGGCAGCCATCTGCTGGTTGCGGTCGGGCGCAAGGCCAGTACCGACCGGCTGAACCTTGATGCGGCGGGGGTCGAGACCACCCGGACAGGCATCCGGGTCGATGCGTCGCTGCGCACCAGCAACCGCCGCGTCTATGCCATCGGCGATGTGGCGGGTGGCCTTCAGTTCACCCATGTGGCGGGATATCAGGCCGGGGTGATCCTGCGCTCGGCCCTGTTCGGCCTGCCCTCGAAGGCGCGGACCGACCATATCCCGCGCGCCACCTATACCGACCCGGAACTGGCCCAGATCGGCCTGACCGAGGCGGAGGCCCGCGACAGACACGGCGACAGGGTCGAGGTGGCCCGGTTCGACTATCTCCACAACGACCGCGCCATAGCTGAAGGCCGCACCGAGGGGTTCATCAAGGTGATGGTGGTCCGGGGCCGCCCGGTGGGGGTCACAATCGTCGGCCATCAGGCCGGGGAACATGCAAACTTGTGGTCGCTGGCGCTGGCCAATAACCTGAAGATGAGTCAGGTTGCCGCGATGGTGTCGCCATATCCAACCATCGGCGAGATCAGCAAGCGTGCGGCGGGGGCCTATTTCTCGCCGCGCCTGTTTGAAAATCAGTCAGTGAAACGGGTCGTCGGGCTGGTGCAGCGCTGGCTTCCCTGA
- a CDS encoding GcvT family protein, with translation MVKQVRVAVIGGGVVGVSVLYHLARLGWTDCCLLERTQLTAGSTWHAAGLLPLYYPNQTMSLINKHSMQLYARLQAETGQPSGFHQCGQLRLATDHDRLDEYRAYLSFARYLGIDCALITREEAQKLWPLADLGDVIAALYHPGDGHIAPADLTQAMATGARGMGAKIHLNTEATAISRTASGEWLISTPNGDFLAEHVVTATGNYARQTGAMVGLNVPSIPVMHQYVVTETIKEFADHNRAGRPEMPVLRDDKSRFYLRQENDGLILGPYEPNPKSWAINGVPPGFGAELMTPDYDSLEPFIEGTLRRVSSFAAAGIRTVVNGPIAHTPDAFPLVGPAPGLQNYWLAEGMVAGICYGGGVGRYLAEWITEGAPTIDMWPVDPRRFNGHAGKNHTRLKNEETYGHIFDIHYPNLEMPAARPGKTSPCYDRLTRAGAVWGVAGGWERARWFDAEGNRTPETLTFRRSNAFEAIGAECRAIRNAVGLIDFTSFAKWEVSGAGAMAFLDRALANAMPKRDGRVTLAHALDENGRFCAEFTVARLAEDRFYICGPAFSEVHDDHVLRSRLRPADAATLTNVSMGWGCFTVAGPKSRELLSRIVDAPLENDSFKWFDLHEGEVGWATDVRLMRVNYCGELGWELHHPIAFQHHILDQLEQAGADLGLRHVGMRALDSLRIEKSYRAVAQELTTQNTLHELGLGRFIATGKTGFIGAQAVAERVGKESVKLVTLEVDCEAGGVEPAMNQAVRCGDKVIALTTSGAYGHFLGKHLAMAILPLDHAAEGTRLSVEILDERYDAVVIADSPHDPGNLRPRA, from the coding sequence GTGGTGAAACAGGTGCGGGTTGCGGTGATCGGCGGCGGCGTGGTCGGCGTGAGCGTCCTTTATCATCTGGCCCGGCTGGGCTGGACAGATTGCTGCCTGCTGGAGCGCACGCAGCTGACCGCCGGATCGACCTGGCATGCGGCGGGGCTGTTGCCGCTATACTATCCGAACCAGACGATGAGCCTGATCAACAAGCACTCGATGCAGCTCTATGCCCGACTGCAGGCGGAGACCGGACAGCCTTCGGGGTTTCATCAATGCGGCCAGCTGCGTCTGGCCACGGATCACGACAGGCTGGACGAATACCGCGCCTATCTGAGCTTTGCCCGCTATCTTGGCATCGACTGTGCGCTGATCACACGCGAAGAGGCCCAGAAACTCTGGCCACTGGCCGATCTGGGTGATGTGATCGCTGCCCTCTATCACCCCGGCGATGGTCATATTGCGCCCGCGGACCTGACCCAGGCCATGGCAACCGGCGCGCGCGGGATGGGGGCGAAGATCCATCTGAACACCGAAGCGACCGCAATCTCGCGCACCGCGTCTGGCGAATGGCTGATTTCGACACCCAATGGCGACTTTCTGGCCGAACATGTGGTGACGGCCACCGGGAATTATGCCCGCCAGACCGGAGCGATGGTGGGGCTGAATGTGCCCTCGATCCCGGTGATGCATCAATATGTGGTGACCGAAACCATCAAGGAATTCGCGGATCACAACAGGGCCGGCCGGCCTGAAATGCCGGTGCTGCGTGATGACAAGAGCCGGTTCTATCTGCGGCAGGAAAACGACGGGCTGATCCTGGGGCCTTATGAACCCAACCCGAAGAGCTGGGCGATCAACGGCGTGCCTCCCGGTTTCGGGGCCGAGCTGATGACGCCCGATTACGACAGTCTGGAACCATTCATCGAAGGCACGCTCAGGCGCGTCTCATCCTTTGCCGCCGCGGGCATCCGGACCGTGGTCAACGGACCCATCGCGCATACGCCGGATGCCTTTCCGCTGGTTGGCCCGGCGCCGGGTTTGCAGAACTACTGGCTGGCCGAGGGAATGGTGGCGGGCATCTGCTATGGCGGCGGCGTGGGCCGGTATCTGGCCGAATGGATCACCGAGGGGGCGCCGACGATCGACATGTGGCCGGTCGACCCGCGCCGCTTCAACGGCCATGCAGGCAAGAACCACACCCGTTTGAAGAACGAGGAAACCTATGGCCATATCTTCGACATTCACTATCCGAACCTGGAAATGCCCGCCGCCCGGCCCGGCAAGACCAGCCCCTGTTACGACAGGCTGACCCGCGCCGGTGCGGTCTGGGGTGTCGCAGGTGGGTGGGAGCGCGCCCGCTGGTTCGATGCAGAGGGCAACCGCACGCCCGAGACCCTTACCTTTCGCCGCTCGAACGCCTTCGAGGCGATCGGGGCGGAATGCCGGGCCATCCGCAACGCGGTGGGCCTGATCGACTTCACCAGCTTTGCCAAGTGGGAGGTCTCCGGTGCCGGAGCCATGGCGTTCCTGGACCGCGCCCTGGCAAATGCCATGCCCAAACGCGACGGCCGGGTGACCCTGGCGCATGCGCTGGACGAAAACGGGCGCTTTTGCGCTGAATTCACCGTTGCCCGGCTGGCCGAGGACCGGTTCTACATTTGTGGGCCGGCCTTCAGCGAGGTGCATGACGACCATGTCCTGCGCAGCCGCCTGCGCCCTGCGGACGCGGCCACCCTCACCAATGTCAGCATGGGCTGGGGCTGTTTCACCGTGGCCGGGCCGAAATCGCGTGAACTGCTCTCGCGGATTGTCGACGCGCCGCTGGAGAATGACAGCTTCAAGTGGTTCGATCTGCACGAGGGCGAGGTCGGCTGGGCCACGGATGTCCGGTTGATGCGGGTCAACTATTGCGGCGAGTTGGGCTGGGAACTGCATCACCCGATCGCCTTTCAGCATCACATCCTCGACCAGCTGGAGCAGGCGGGCGCCGATCTGGGCCTGCGCCACGTCGGCATGCGCGCGCTCGACAGCCTGCGGATCGAGAAATCCTATCGTGCGGTCGCACAGGAACTGACCACACAGAACACGCTGCACGAGCTTGGCCTCGGGCGTTTCATCGCCACCGGCAAGACCGGGTTCATCGGCGCACAGGCCGTTGCCGAACGCGTCGGCAAGGAGAGCGTGAAACTGGTCACGCTCGAGGTGGATTGCGAGGCGGGTGGAGTGGAACCGGCGATGAACCAGGCGGTGCGCTGCGGCGACAAGGTGATCGCCCTGACGACCTCTGGCGCCTATGGTCATTTTCTGGGCAAACATCTGGCAATGGCCATCTTGCCCCTGGATCATGCGGCCGAGGGCACACGGCTGAGCGTCGAAATCCTTGACGAACGCTATGACGCGGTGGTGATTGCCGACAGCCCACACGACCCCGGGAACCTGCGCCCCCGCGCATGA
- the uvrB gene encoding excinuclease ABC subunit UvrB: protein MPDAHSDKSAALMHAPAPDVKARPKLEGGRRFVMQTEFQPAGDQPTAIAELTQGVNEGERNQVLLGATGTGKTFTMAKVIEETQRPAIILAPNKTLAAQLYGEFKGFFPDNAVEYFVSFYDYYQPEAYVARSDTYIEKESQINEQIDRMRHSATRALLERDDVIIIASVSCIYGIGSVETYGAMTQDLKVGGEYDQRQIMADLVAQQYKRNDQAFQRGSFRVRGDSLEVWPAHLEDRAWKLSFFGEELEAITEFDPLTGQKTDTFDQIRVYANSHYVTPKPTMQQAIIGIKQELRQRLDQLVGEGKLLEAQRLEQRTNFDLEMLEATGVCNGIENYSRYLTGRAPGEPPPTLFEFIPDHAIVFADESHVSVPQIGGMYRGDYRRKFTLAEHGFRLPSCMDNRPLKFEEWDAMRPQSVFVSATPAAWEMEQSGGVFTEQVIRPTGLLDPQVEIRPVEMQVDDLLDEVRKMADQGFRTLVTTLTKRMAEDLTEYLHEQGIKVRYMHSDIDTLERIEILRDLRLGAFDVLVGINLLREGLDIPECGLVAILDADKEGFLRSETSLIQTIGRAARNAEGRVIMYADRITGSMERALGETDRRRAKQIAYNEEHGITPATVKKNVEDVLAGLYKGDTDMSRVTAKIDKPLHGGNLEAVLDGLRADMRKAAENLEFEEAARLRDEVKRLEAVDLAVSDDPMARQWAVESASEQAVKSRGRSTAGRPGQRGGNVKRRGR, encoded by the coding sequence ATGCCCGATGCCCATTCCGACAAGTCTGCTGCGCTGATGCATGCCCCCGCGCCCGACGTGAAGGCCCGCCCCAAGCTGGAGGGCGGTCGCCGGTTCGTCATGCAGACCGAGTTTCAGCCGGCGGGCGATCAGCCCACCGCCATTGCAGAGTTGACGCAGGGCGTGAACGAGGGCGAGCGCAATCAGGTACTGCTGGGCGCCACCGGCACCGGCAAGACCTTTACCATGGCCAAGGTGATCGAAGAGACCCAGCGCCCGGCCATTATCCTGGCCCCCAACAAGACACTGGCGGCGCAGCTGTATGGCGAGTTCAAGGGGTTCTTTCCCGATAACGCCGTGGAATATTTCGTCTCGTTCTACGACTATTACCAGCCCGAGGCCTATGTGGCGCGCTCGGACACCTATATCGAGAAGGAATCCCAGATCAACGAACAGATCGACCGCATGCGCCACTCGGCCACGCGGGCGCTGCTGGAGCGCGACGATGTGATCATCATCGCCTCGGTTTCCTGTATCTATGGCATCGGTTCGGTCGAGACCTATGGCGCCATGACCCAGGACCTGAAGGTCGGCGGCGAATATGATCAGCGCCAGATCATGGCCGATCTGGTCGCCCAGCAGTACAAGCGCAACGATCAGGCCTTTCAGCGCGGCAGTTTCCGGGTGCGCGGCGACAGTCTGGAAGTCTGGCCCGCCCACCTGGAGGACCGCGCCTGGAAGCTGTCCTTCTTTGGCGAGGAACTGGAGGCGATCACCGAGTTCGATCCGCTGACGGGGCAAAAGACGGATACGTTCGACCAGATCCGCGTTTACGCCAACTCGCACTATGTGACGCCCAAACCGACCATGCAGCAGGCCATCATCGGCATCAAACAGGAGCTGCGCCAGCGGCTGGATCAGCTGGTGGGCGAGGGCAAGCTGCTGGAGGCGCAGCGGCTGGAACAGCGCACCAATTTCGATCTGGAAATGCTCGAGGCGACCGGTGTCTGCAACGGGATCGAGAACTATTCCCGCTATCTGACGGGGCGCGCCCCTGGCGAGCCGCCGCCGACGCTGTTCGAGTTCATTCCCGATCACGCCATTGTCTTTGCGGATGAATCCCATGTCAGCGTGCCCCAGATCGGCGGCATGTACCGGGGCGACTATCGGCGCAAGTTCACGCTGGCCGAACACGGCTTCCGCCTGCCCAGCTGCATGGACAACCGTCCGCTGAAGTTCGAGGAATGGGACGCCATGCGCCCGCAATCGGTCTTTGTCTCGGCCACGCCCGCGGCGTGGGAGATGGAGCAATCGGGCGGCGTGTTCACCGAACAGGTGATCCGCCCCACCGGTCTGCTCGACCCGCAGGTCGAAATCCGCCCGGTCGAAATGCAGGTCGACGACCTTCTGGACGAAGTCCGCAAGATGGCCGACCAGGGCTTCCGCACGCTCGTGACCACGCTGACCAAACGCATGGCCGAGGACCTGACCGAATACCTGCACGAACAGGGGATCAAGGTCCGCTACATGCATTCCGATATCGACACGCTGGAACGGATCGAGATCCTGCGCGACCTGCGCCTTGGCGCCTTCGACGTGCTGGTCGGCATCAACCTGCTCCGCGAGGGGCTCGACATCCCCGAATGCGGCCTCGTCGCCATTCTGGATGCCGACAAGGAGGGCTTCCTGCGCTCGGAAACCTCGCTGATCCAGACCATCGGGCGCGCCGCGCGCAACGCCGAGGGCCGCGTCATAATGTATGCCGACCGGATCACCGGCAGCATGGAGCGCGCGCTGGGCGAGACCGACCGCCGCCGCGCCAAACAGATCGCCTATAACGAGGAACACGGGATCACCCCCGCGACGGTGAAAAAGAATGTCGAGGACGTGCTGGCCGGCCTCTACAAGGGCGACACCGACATGTCCCGCGTCACCGCCAAGATCGACAAGCCGCTGCATGGCGGCAATCTCGAGGCGGTGCTGGACGGGTTGCGCGCCGACATGCGCAAGGCCGCCGAGAACCTGGAATTCGAAGAGGCCGCCCGCCTGCGCGACGAGGTCAAGCGGCTGGAGGCGGTCGACCTGGCGGTGTCAGACGACCCGATGGCCCGGCAATGGGCGGTCGAGAGCGCCTCGGAGCAGGCCGTGAAATCCCGGGGCCGGAGTACCGCCGGACGACCGGGGCAGCGGGGCGGTAATGTGAAGCGGCGGGGGCGGTAG
- a CDS encoding sensor histidine kinase codes for MLNSLSGRFLILTVAFVMLAEVLIFVPSIARFRQDFLQNRLERAQIASLALLADDMLATDLETELLENAGVYNVVLRRDEVRQLMLSSPIPGQIGQSYDLRQASPWILMRDALLRFFMSENEVIRVIGEPVKEAGLLIEVTMDSQPLRMAMIDYGARILLLSLVISIITAFFLFLAVRAILVRPIRGVVDYMQRYARAPEDVRGIITPNSGVTELREAEEALQMLQRQLTQALRQRERLAQLGGAVAKVSHDLRNILTSAQLFTDRIETSEDPLVRRMAPKLVNSITRAVSLCESTLAFGRAEEPSPMLTMVRLHMVAEDVVASERLALGEGAIEIVNEVPETLSARADPEQLFRVVMNLVRNARQALEATGQAGLVAVSGHETEADWVIEVRDTGPGLPLKARENLFTPFQGGVRKGGSGLGLAISAELVRGHGGALVLKDSGPSGTAFEIRLPKGGETF; via the coding sequence ATGCTGAACTCGCTTTCGGGCCGGTTTCTGATCCTGACGGTCGCCTTCGTGATGTTGGCCGAAGTGCTGATCTTTGTGCCTTCGATCGCGCGGTTCCGGCAGGATTTCCTGCAAAACCGGCTGGAACGGGCGCAGATCGCCTCGTTGGCGCTGCTGGCGGATGACATGCTGGCCACCGATCTCGAGACCGAGCTGCTGGAAAACGCCGGTGTCTATAACGTGGTGTTGCGCCGCGACGAGGTGCGGCAGCTGATGCTCAGCTCTCCGATTCCCGGCCAGATCGGGCAGAGCTATGATTTGCGCCAGGCCTCGCCCTGGATCCTGATGCGCGATGCGCTCTTGCGCTTCTTCATGTCCGAGAACGAGGTCATCCGGGTGATCGGAGAACCGGTAAAGGAGGCCGGATTGCTGATCGAGGTCACGATGGACAGCCAACCGCTCAGGATGGCGATGATCGACTATGGCGCGCGTATCCTGCTGTTGTCGCTGGTGATCTCGATCATCACCGCCTTTTTCCTGTTCCTTGCGGTGCGGGCGATCCTGGTGCGGCCGATCCGGGGCGTGGTCGACTATATGCAACGCTATGCCCGTGCGCCCGAGGATGTGCGGGGCATCATCACCCCCAATTCCGGCGTGACCGAACTGCGCGAGGCCGAGGAAGCCCTGCAGATGCTGCAACGCCAGCTGACCCAGGCACTGCGCCAGCGCGAGCGGCTGGCACAGCTGGGCGGCGCGGTGGCCAAGGTCAGCCATGATCTGCGTAATATCCTGACTTCGGCTCAGCTGTTCACCGACCGGATCGAGACAAGCGAGGACCCGCTGGTGCGCCGGATGGCGCCGAAACTGGTCAACTCGATCACGCGGGCGGTGTCGCTGTGCGAGAGCACGCTGGCCTTTGGCCGGGCCGAGGAACCCTCGCCGATGCTGACCATGGTCCGCCTGCATATGGTGGCCGAGGATGTGGTCGCCAGCGAGCGGCTGGCGCTGGGCGAGGGCGCGATCGAGATCGTCAACGAGGTGCCCGAGACGCTGAGCGCGCGGGCCGATCCCGAACAGCTGTTCCGGGTTGTTATGAACCTGGTGCGCAATGCACGTCAGGCGCTGGAGGCCACCGGGCAGGCCGGTCTGGTCGCGGTTTCGGGCCACGAGACCGAGGCGGATTGGGTGATCGAGGTGCGCGATACCGGCCCGGGACTGCCCCTCAAGGCGCGCGAGAACCTGTTCACCCCGTTCCAGGGCGGTGTGCGTAAGGGCGGCTCGGGCCTGGGCCTGGCGATTTCCGCCGAACTGGTGCGTGGCCATGGCGGTGCGCTGGTTCTGAAAGACAGCGGCCCGAGCGGAACCGCCTTTGAAATAAGGCTCCCGAAAGGCGGCGAAACTTTTTGA